One segment of Sphingomonas qomolangmaensis DNA contains the following:
- a CDS encoding NAD-dependent epimerase/dehydratase family protein produces MLLVTGASGFLGAHVVAEAIQRGRAVRAGMRRSSDRSRLDALAPQAQTAWLDLDDSATLDAALAGCTAIIHCAAYGVDYRQSDFYTALETNVAATMRLAEAAASRGVRLVHVGTSYEYGTQDGLLAEDRVLSPTGIYGVTKAAGTLAVQDFARRTGADCTVLRPFSMYGPLEGTHKIVAAAMRASLAGEMLDLSPGAQERDYLYVADVAAACIDVATAATFPRGEILNICSGEGLSLRALLTAAAQAVGGNEGVFRWGAKAYRPAESMRVVGDPARIAKVLRWRATTSLAEGMAATARWELERLQREGESS; encoded by the coding sequence ATGCTCCTCGTCACCGGCGCCTCGGGCTTCCTCGGCGCACACGTCGTTGCCGAGGCGATCCAGCGCGGCAGGGCGGTGCGCGCCGGGATGCGGCGGTCTTCGGACCGTTCGCGCCTCGACGCGCTCGCGCCGCAAGCGCAGACCGCGTGGCTCGACTTGGATGACTCAGCGACGCTCGATGCCGCGCTGGCTGGGTGCACCGCGATCATCCACTGCGCCGCATATGGCGTCGATTATCGCCAATCGGACTTCTATACCGCGCTCGAAACCAACGTCGCGGCAACGATGCGGCTTGCCGAAGCTGCGGCGTCGCGCGGGGTCCGGCTGGTGCATGTCGGCACCTCGTACGAATATGGCACGCAGGACGGTCTGCTGGCCGAAGACCGGGTGCTTTCGCCGACGGGAATCTATGGTGTCACCAAGGCTGCGGGAACGCTCGCGGTGCAGGACTTCGCGCGCCGCACCGGCGCCGATTGCACGGTACTGCGACCCTTCAGCATGTACGGTCCGCTCGAGGGCACGCACAAGATCGTCGCCGCGGCGATGCGCGCGAGCCTGGCCGGAGAAATGCTCGACCTGTCGCCCGGCGCGCAAGAGCGCGACTATCTGTACGTCGCCGACGTCGCTGCGGCTTGCATCGACGTTGCGACTGCCGCGACCTTTCCACGCGGCGAGATATTGAACATATGTTCGGGCGAGGGGCTCAGCCTGCGCGCACTATTGACCGCGGCTGCCCAGGCGGTCGGCGGGAACGAAGGGGTGTTCCGCTGGGGCGCCAAGGCCTATCGACCCGCGGAGAGCATGCGAGTCGTGGGCGACCCGGCGCGTATCGCCAAGGTGCTGCGATGGAGGGCGACGACGTCGCTTGCCGAAGGCATGGCTGCCACCGCGCGGTGGGAGTTGGAACGACTGCAACGTGAAGGTGAATCGTCTTGA
- the rfbH gene encoding lipopolysaccharide biosynthesis protein RfbH: MATTIETTEDLRAQIGELVRKFAAQQYAPKAFVPGETVIPPAGKVIGSRELELMVEASLDGWLTTGRFNTEFEAKLGAFLGVPHVLTTTSGSSANLLALAALTSSKLGSRALKRGDEVITVAAGFPTTVNPSVQYGLIPVFVDVDIPTYNIDASRIEAAITPKTKAIMIAHTLGNPFDLGEVRRICDEHNLWLVEDCCDALGATYNGQLVGTFGDVATLSFYPAHHITMGEGGVVFTRSNELKPIIESFRDWGRDCYCAPGCDNTCGMRFSQKFGTLPPGYDHKYVYSHVGYNLKITDMQAACGVAQLERAEGFIAARRRNFDLLTQRFAALEEVMILPEATPNSDPSWFGFPVTLRDGCGVNRVDLLKFLDGHKIGTRLVFAGNLIRQPMFAGVEHRVVGDLTNTDKVMSDTFWLGLYPGLGAEHFDFVGEKIEEFFGMNF, encoded by the coding sequence ATGGCTACCACTATCGAAACCACCGAAGACCTGCGCGCACAGATCGGCGAGCTCGTCCGCAAGTTCGCCGCCCAGCAATATGCTCCCAAGGCATTCGTGCCCGGCGAAACCGTCATCCCGCCCGCGGGCAAGGTGATCGGCTCGCGCGAGCTCGAATTGATGGTCGAGGCATCGCTCGACGGCTGGCTGACCACCGGGCGGTTCAATACCGAATTCGAAGCCAAGCTGGGCGCGTTCCTGGGGGTGCCGCACGTTCTGACCACCACGTCGGGGTCGTCGGCGAACCTGCTCGCGCTGGCGGCGCTGACCTCGTCCAAGCTCGGCAGTCGTGCGCTCAAGCGCGGCGACGAAGTGATCACCGTCGCTGCCGGCTTTCCGACCACGGTCAATCCGAGCGTCCAATATGGGCTGATCCCGGTTTTCGTCGATGTCGATATCCCCACCTACAATATCGATGCCAGCCGGATCGAGGCGGCGATCACCCCCAAGACCAAGGCGATCATGATCGCACACACGCTGGGCAACCCCTTCGACCTGGGCGAAGTCCGGCGGATTTGCGACGAGCACAATCTGTGGCTGGTCGAGGATTGCTGCGACGCGTTGGGTGCCACCTATAACGGGCAGCTGGTCGGCACCTTCGGCGACGTCGCCACGCTCAGCTTCTACCCCGCGCATCACATCACGATGGGTGAGGGCGGGGTGGTCTTCACGCGGTCGAACGAGCTCAAGCCGATCATCGAATCGTTCCGCGACTGGGGCCGCGACTGCTATTGCGCGCCGGGCTGCGACAACACGTGCGGCATGCGCTTCTCGCAGAAGTTCGGGACGCTGCCGCCGGGCTATGACCACAAATATGTCTATTCGCATGTCGGCTATAATCTGAAGATCACCGATATGCAGGCGGCGTGCGGCGTGGCGCAGCTCGAACGCGCCGAGGGCTTCATCGCCGCGCGGCGTCGCAACTTCGATTTGTTGACCCAGCGTTTCGCGGCGTTGGAAGAGGTGATGATCCTGCCCGAGGCGACGCCGAATTCGGACCCTTCCTGGTTCGGTTTCCCGGTGACGCTGCGCGACGGGTGCGGCGTGAATCGCGTCGATCTGCTGAAGTTCCTCGACGGACACAAGATTGGAACCCGCCTGGTGTTCGCTGGCAATCTCATCCGCCAGCCGATGTTCGCGGGGGTCGAGCATCGCGTCGTCGGCGATCTCACCAACACCGACAAGGTGATGAGCGACACCTTCTGGCTCGGCCTGTACCCGGGGCTCGGCGCCGAACATTTCGATTTCGTCGGCGAGAAGATCGAAGAATTCTTCGGCATGAACTTCTAA
- the rfbG gene encoding CDP-glucose 4,6-dehydratase produces MEDLVMGLVDPTFWCGRRVFMTGHTGFKGSWLSLWLQDMGAVVTGYALTPVGEVSLFDAARVADGMRSVIGDIRDLESLRSAMAEADPEIVIHMAAQPLVRLSYRDPLGTYETNVMGTAKVLEAARAMPALRAVVSVTTDKCYENQEWDWGYRENEPMGGHDPYSNSKGCAELVTSAYRASFFAPGGQVALASARAGNVIGGGDWAADRIVPDAMAAFAKGEVLQVRNPNAIRPWQHVLEPLSGYLVLAQALWRGGAEFAEGWNFGPGGDDAQTVAEVIGTLQAAWGAGASWQHDDGEHPHEARYLKLDTSKARNRLGWRPVWSVEHTLERIVAWHRSWLAGNDMRGASLGEIKTYRAAAVAAQK; encoded by the coding sequence GTGGAAGACCTGGTAATGGGCCTGGTCGATCCCACCTTTTGGTGCGGGCGCCGGGTATTCATGACCGGGCATACCGGCTTCAAGGGCAGTTGGCTTTCGCTTTGGCTGCAGGACATGGGCGCGGTCGTCACCGGCTACGCGCTCACCCCTGTCGGCGAGGTCAGCTTGTTCGATGCCGCGCGGGTCGCCGACGGCATGAGATCGGTGATCGGCGACATTCGCGATTTGGAAAGCCTGCGCTCGGCGATGGCCGAGGCCGATCCCGAAATCGTGATCCACATGGCAGCGCAGCCGCTGGTGCGGCTGTCTTATCGCGATCCCCTGGGGACGTACGAGACCAACGTGATGGGCACCGCCAAGGTGCTCGAGGCGGCGCGTGCGATGCCCGCGCTGCGCGCGGTCGTCAGCGTGACCACCGACAAATGCTACGAGAACCAGGAATGGGACTGGGGCTATCGCGAGAACGAACCGATGGGGGGGCACGACCCCTACAGCAACAGCAAGGGCTGCGCCGAACTGGTGACCAGCGCCTATCGCGCGAGCTTCTTTGCACCTGGCGGCCAGGTCGCTCTGGCCTCGGCGCGGGCGGGCAACGTCATCGGCGGCGGCGATTGGGCCGCCGACCGGATCGTGCCCGATGCGATGGCGGCGTTCGCCAAGGGTGAGGTCCTGCAGGTCCGCAACCCCAATGCAATACGGCCCTGGCAGCATGTGCTCGAGCCGCTATCAGGATATCTTGTCCTGGCGCAGGCGCTATGGCGCGGCGGCGCCGAATTCGCCGAAGGCTGGAATTTCGGCCCCGGCGGCGACGATGCGCAGACCGTCGCCGAGGTCATCGGCACGTTGCAGGCGGCTTGGGGCGCGGGCGCGAGCTGGCAGCACGATGATGGCGAACATCCGCACGAGGCGCGGTATCTGAAGCTGGATACGTCGAAGGCGCGCAACCGGCTGGGGTGGCGCCCGGTATGGTCGGTCGAGCATACGCTAGAGCGGATCGTCGCCTGGCACCGTAGCTGGCTGGCCGGAAACGACATGCGGGGCGCAAGCCTTGGCGAAATCAAGACCTACAGGGCTGCCGCCGTCGCGGCCCAGAAATAA